Proteins from a single region of Nodularia sp. LEGE 06071:
- a CDS encoding ATP-binding protein yields the protein MKLNVNKFFKACNPAKTLVVSKLEDRQYYIDFSKVRGAKIIEELGRTITRLSPDEPTCQLFTGHIGCGKSTELLRLKTELEQQGFHVVYFESSHSLDMADVDITDILLAIAREVSLSLEAVTINLKPGYFQNLFKEIVDLLQTPLDIGVEAELSVGIGKITAKTKDSPKLRSQLRQYLEPRTNGILESINQELLKPAIEKLKQQGKEGLVVIVDNLDRIDNSLKPGGSYYQPEYLFVERGEQLNKLNCHVVYTIPLVLIFSNALGRLTNRFGVDPKVLPMVPVKSRHGADFLPGITLLQEMVMARAFPGVNWLQSQHLITEVFEQADSLERLCRVSGGHLRNLLMLLFRCLQREDPPLSPECVEKVIKQRCNELSLAITEDEWELLREVKELKSFTGDERYEVLLRSMFVFEYRDDDGSWFDINPILVANEEGKSE from the coding sequence ATGAAACTGAATGTAAATAAGTTTTTTAAGGCGTGCAACCCTGCCAAAACATTGGTAGTCAGCAAACTTGAAGATAGACAGTATTATATTGATTTTTCTAAAGTACGTGGTGCCAAGATTATTGAAGAATTAGGCCGGACTATTACCCGTCTCTCACCTGATGAACCTACCTGTCAATTATTTACAGGACATATCGGTTGTGGTAAGTCTACTGAATTGCTGCGACTGAAAACCGAGTTAGAACAGCAGGGGTTTCATGTGGTTTATTTTGAATCTAGCCATAGCTTGGATATGGCGGATGTGGATATTACAGATATTTTATTGGCTATAGCCAGGGAAGTCAGTCTCAGTCTAGAAGCAGTCACAATTAACCTCAAACCGGGATACTTTCAAAATTTATTTAAAGAAATTGTTGATCTTCTCCAAACACCGTTAGATATTGGCGTAGAAGCCGAGTTGTCTGTGGGTATTGGCAAGATTACAGCTAAAACTAAAGATAGTCCGAAACTGCGATCGCAATTACGGCAATATTTAGAACCGCGCACCAACGGCATTTTAGAATCAATCAACCAAGAATTGCTCAAACCAGCCATAGAAAAGCTGAAGCAGCAAGGTAAAGAAGGACTGGTGGTGATAGTTGATAACCTTGACCGCATAGATAATTCTTTGAAACCAGGGGGTTCCTATTACCAACCAGAATATCTGTTTGTGGAACGTGGCGAACAGTTAAACAAGCTAAATTGTCACGTTGTTTACACCATTCCCCTAGTATTAATTTTTTCCAACGCTTTAGGAAGGTTAACGAATCGGTTTGGGGTAGACCCGAAAGTTTTGCCAATGGTCCCGGTAAAGTCACGTCATGGGGCTGATTTTCTCCCAGGAATTACACTGCTGCAAGAGATGGTCATGGCTAGAGCATTTCCTGGGGTGAATTGGCTGCAAAGCCAGCATTTAATTACAGAAGTGTTTGAACAGGCTGATAGTTTAGAGCGACTTTGCCGAGTTAGCGGTGGTCATCTGCGTAACTTGTTGATGTTATTATTTCGTTGTCTGCAAAGAGAAGATCCTCCTCTGTCGCCTGAGTGTGTGGAAAAAGTGATTAAACAACGGTGTAATGAGCTAAGTTTGGCTATTACTGAAGATGAGTGGGAATTACTACGTGAGGTGAAGGAACTGAAAAGCTTTACAGGTGATGAAAGATATGAAGTTTTGCTCCGCAGTATGTTTGTCTTTGAATACCGGGATGACGATGGTTCTTGGTTTGATATCAATCCGATTTTGGTAGCAAATGAGGAAGGTAAATCAGAGTAG
- the thrC gene encoding threonine synthase — translation MTVSLSVAKSYRQPWPGLIEAYREYLPVSEKTPVVTLLEGNTPLIPVPAIAERIGRQVKVYVKYDGLNPTGSFKDRGMTMAISKAKEAGAKAVICASTGNTSAAAAAYAKRGGMKPFVLIPDGYVALGKLAQALLYGAEVLAIKGNFDRALEIVREMAESYPITLVNSVNPYRLEGQKTGAFEVVDALGNAPDWLCIPVGNAGNITAYWMGFCQYHQVGKCDRLPRMMGFQAAGAAPLVNGQPVSHPETIATAIRIGNPASWDKAIAAQTASQGCFKAVTDEEILDAYRLLASSEGIFCEPASAASVAGLLQVKDQVPTGATVVCVLTGNGLKDPDTAIKHSHSQFKQGIDAELGAVAKAMGF, via the coding sequence GTGACTGTGAGTTTGTCTGTTGCTAAATCTTATCGCCAACCCTGGCCCGGACTGATTGAAGCCTATCGTGAGTACTTGCCTGTTAGCGAAAAAACGCCTGTTGTCACCTTATTAGAGGGTAATACTCCCTTGATTCCGGTACCGGCGATCGCAGAACGTATTGGCAGACAAGTAAAAGTGTATGTGAAATACGATGGTCTGAACCCCACTGGTAGCTTCAAAGACCGGGGTATGACTATGGCAATTTCCAAGGCCAAGGAAGCCGGGGCGAAAGCGGTAATTTGTGCCAGTACAGGCAACACCTCAGCCGCAGCCGCAGCTTATGCAAAACGTGGCGGAATGAAGCCCTTTGTACTCATCCCCGATGGCTATGTGGCGCTGGGTAAGTTAGCACAGGCGTTGTTATATGGTGCAGAAGTTTTAGCCATTAAAGGCAACTTTGACCGGGCGCTGGAAATTGTCCGCGAAATGGCAGAAAGTTATCCTATCACTTTAGTTAATTCCGTGAATCCCTACCGTTTGGAAGGGCAAAAAACCGGAGCATTTGAAGTTGTCGATGCTTTGGGTAATGCCCCAGATTGGTTGTGTATCCCCGTGGGCAATGCCGGAAATATCACAGCATATTGGATGGGGTTTTGTCAATATCATCAAGTCGGAAAGTGCGATCGCTTGCCCAGAATGATGGGATTCCAAGCCGCAGGTGCAGCCCCTCTAGTGAATGGACAGCCAGTTTCTCATCCTGAAACCATCGCCACAGCTATCCGCATTGGTAACCCTGCTAGTTGGGATAAAGCGATCGCAGCTCAAACTGCCAGTCAAGGCTGCTTCAAAGCCGTTACAGACGAGGAAATTTTGGATGCTTATAGACTTTTGGCATCATCAGAAGGTATTTTTTGTGAACCCGCCAGCGCTGCATCTGTAGCTGGATTATTGCAGGTTAAAGACCAAGTTCCCACCGGGGCGACAGTGGTTTGTGTCCTGACTGGGAATGGTTTAAAAGACCCAGATACCGCGATTAAACACAGTCACAGCCAATTTAAACAAGGCATCGATGCTGAATTGGGTGCAGTAGCTAAAGCGATGGGATTCTAA
- a CDS encoding TIGR00300 family protein — translation MTSLIRFLMCAPDHYDVDYVINPWMEGNIHKSSRDRAVEQWQKLHHILKQNAIVDLVPPQIGWPDMVFTANAGLVLGENVVLSRFLHKERQGEEPFFKNWFEENGYTVHLLPKDLPFEGAGDALLDREGRWLWAGYGFRSELDSHPYLAKWLDIEVLSLRLIDERFYHLDTCFCPLANGYLLYYPGAFDAYSNRLIEMRVAPEKRIAITEADAVNFACNTVNVESIVIMNKASNVLKARLADVGFRVIETPLTEFLKAGGAAKCLTLRVTEPLDTEIHANVSVESRVIRLEGHLLDSGLINRALDLIVDAGGSFQVMNFNLGEQRQSTSAAEVRVSAPSHEVMEGIISQLIDLGAVNLPQDERDAKLQPVIQAGVAPDDFYVSTIYPTEVRINGEWVRVKNQRMDGAIAITQTANGLVARCKLLRDLEVNDRVIVDVLGIRTIRKTESREQRNSQEFSFMSAGVSSERRVELVVEQVAWELRKIRDAGGKVVVTAGPVVIHTGGGEHLAQLIREGYVQALLGGNAIAVHDIEQNMMGTSLGVDMKRGVAVRGGHRHHLKAINTIRRHGSIAKAVEAGVIKNGVMYECVSNHIPFSLAGSIRDDGPLPDTQMNLIKAQEEYAKLIEGAEMILMLSSMLHSIGVGNMTPAGVKMVCVDINPAVVTKLSDRGSVESVGVVTDVGLFLSLLIQQLEKLTNPYVASVG, via the coding sequence ATGACTTCTCTGATTCGCTTCTTGATGTGCGCCCCTGACCACTACGATGTAGACTATGTAATTAATCCCTGGATGGAAGGGAATATTCACAAGTCTTCGCGCGATCGCGCCGTAGAACAGTGGCAAAAACTCCACCACATCCTCAAACAAAACGCCATTGTCGATTTAGTCCCGCCCCAGATTGGTTGGCCTGACATGGTGTTTACCGCCAATGCTGGTTTAGTCCTGGGTGAAAATGTCGTTCTCAGTCGATTTCTACACAAAGAACGTCAGGGTGAAGAGCCTTTCTTTAAAAATTGGTTTGAGGAAAACGGTTATACGGTTCATTTATTGCCGAAAGACTTACCATTTGAAGGTGCTGGAGATGCACTTTTAGATCGGGAAGGACGTTGGTTATGGGCTGGATATGGTTTTCGTTCAGAATTAGACTCACACCCTTACTTGGCTAAATGGTTAGATATTGAGGTGCTATCCCTGCGACTAATTGATGAGCGCTTCTATCACCTAGATACCTGCTTTTGTCCTTTAGCTAACGGCTATTTATTGTATTATCCCGGCGCTTTTGATGCTTATTCTAATCGCTTAATAGAAATGCGAGTTGCGCCAGAAAAGCGCATAGCAATTACCGAAGCTGATGCAGTCAACTTTGCCTGTAATACGGTGAATGTGGAAAGCATCGTGATCATGAACAAAGCCAGCAATGTGTTAAAAGCACGTTTAGCAGATGTTGGTTTCCGAGTCATTGAAACGCCGTTGACGGAATTTCTCAAAGCAGGTGGTGCAGCTAAATGTTTGACACTGCGGGTCACAGAACCACTAGACACAGAAATCCATGCCAATGTCTCGGTAGAAAGCCGCGTGATTCGCCTGGAAGGGCATTTGCTCGACTCTGGTTTGATTAACCGGGCTTTAGATTTGATTGTGGATGCTGGGGGAAGCTTCCAAGTCATGAATTTTAACTTGGGAGAACAACGCCAAAGCACATCTGCGGCTGAGGTGCGAGTGTCAGCGCCTTCTCATGAGGTGATGGAAGGAATCATCTCTCAGTTAATCGATTTGGGGGCTGTAAATTTACCCCAAGATGAACGAGATGCTAAACTACAGCCTGTAATTCAAGCTGGGGTGGCTCCTGATGATTTCTACGTTAGTACGATTTATCCTACGGAAGTGCGGATTAACGGTGAGTGGGTGCGGGTAAAAAATCAGCGCATGGATGGTGCGATCGCCATTACTCAAACTGCCAATGGTTTAGTAGCTAGGTGTAAACTTTTACGTGACTTAGAAGTCAATGACCGAGTAATTGTAGACGTACTGGGTATCCGTACTATCCGCAAAACTGAATCCCGTGAACAGCGTAATTCTCAAGAATTTAGCTTTATGTCAGCCGGGGTTTCCAGTGAAAGACGTGTGGAACTTGTGGTGGAACAAGTCGCTTGGGAATTACGTAAAATTAGGGATGCTGGTGGTAAAGTAGTTGTCACTGCGGGTCCTGTGGTGATTCACACCGGCGGCGGCGAACATTTGGCGCAACTGATTCGGGAAGGATATGTACAGGCGCTCTTGGGTGGTAATGCGATCGCCGTCCACGACATTGAGCAAAATATGATGGGGACTTCCCTCGGTGTGGACATGAAGCGGGGTGTAGCTGTCCGTGGTGGACATCGCCATCACCTTAAAGCCATTAATACTATCCGCCGTCATGGCAGCATTGCTAAGGCTGTGGAAGCGGGAGTGATTAAAAATGGCGTGATGTATGAGTGTGTTTCCAATCACATTCCTTTTAGCCTGGCTGGTTCGATTCGGGATGATGGACCTTTGCCTGATACCCAAATGAATTTGATTAAGGCACAGGAGGAATACGCCAAACTGATTGAGGGTGCGGAGATGATTTTGATGCTGTCATCGATGTTGCACTCCATTGGGGTGGGGAATATGACTCCGGCTGGGGTGAAGATGGTCTGTGTGGATATTAATCCAGCTGTAGTTACTAAGTTAAGCGATCGCGGTTCTGTGGAATCGGTGGGTGTGGTGACTGATGTCGGTTTGTTCCTCAGTCTGTTGATTCAGCAGTTGGAGAAGTTGACAAATCCCTATGTTGCTAGCGTAGGTTAA
- a CDS encoding DUF2085 domain-containing protein, producing MQRVILSRDFQVNWVSFIADFLLVGMVFGPPIAPFLAASDVSLLGKIADIIYFMGNHVCPQPDMGLDLAPPLIMAVCMRCYGTVSGLLFTRLLYGVTGGQGFYWLSQYGWNGAALASVLMMAYPLELAAQVFGLWDFNNYLVTPFGLITGLAWGLLTMPILHESQHDH from the coding sequence ATGCAAAGGGTTATTTTGTCAAGGGATTTTCAGGTTAATTGGGTGAGTTTTATTGCTGATTTTCTGTTGGTGGGGATGGTTTTTGGCCCCCCTATTGCTCCTTTTTTGGCTGCGTCTGATGTGTCTTTGCTGGGTAAGATTGCGGACATTATTTATTTCATGGGTAATCATGTCTGTCCGCAACCTGATATGGGTTTGGATTTAGCACCCCCGTTGATTATGGCTGTGTGTATGCGTTGCTATGGTACTGTTTCGGGGTTGCTATTTACTCGGTTGTTATATGGGGTAACTGGTGGTCAGGGTTTTTACTGGTTAAGTCAATATGGTTGGAATGGTGCAGCTTTGGCTAGTGTGTTGATGATGGCTTATCCTTTGGAATTGGCTGCACAGGTTTTCGGGTTATGGGATTTTAATAATTATTTGGTGACACCTTTTGGGTTAATTACGGGTTTAGCTTGGGGGTTGTTAACTATGCCGATTTTGCATGAGTCGCAGCATGATCACTAG
- a CDS encoding Rpn family recombination-promoting nuclease/putative transposase, which produces MTKPADVSTKKLISLAPDNWVKWVTQIPDVTAAEILNSEFQWISRESDVLIRVNSPQVGEFLVLNELQLRYQPQMPRRMRAYVGLAEEKYNLPIYPVLINILKVSNAEIPSTYTSNVAGLQARQDYRVINLWEVDVNIAFQQPLPSLLPFVPILKGGEKESTIREALQLLRADEQLNQLETVLAFFATFVLDSALVQEIMRWDMAVLHESPWYQEILREGEKRGEGRGLKNGIELALEIKFGIPGLELMPIISQIHDLQQLKAVQQAIKTSNTVEELRQVL; this is translated from the coding sequence ATGACCAAACCCGCAGATGTTAGCACCAAAAAGTTAATTAGCCTCGCACCCGACAACTGGGTAAAATGGGTGACACAGATTCCTGATGTCACAGCAGCCGAAATCCTCAATTCGGAATTTCAATGGATAAGTAGAGAAAGTGATGTTTTAATTCGCGTTAACAGTCCTCAAGTTGGAGAATTTCTCGTTCTCAATGAATTACAATTACGCTATCAGCCACAAATGCCTCGTCGAATGCGTGCTTATGTTGGACTGGCAGAGGAAAAATATAATTTACCAATCTACCCGGTATTAATTAATATTCTCAAAGTCAGTAACGCGGAAATCCCATCAACGTACACATCAAACGTTGCCGGCTTGCAAGCACGCCAAGATTACCGCGTGATTAATTTATGGGAAGTCGATGTAAATATTGCTTTTCAGCAACCACTACCGTCATTACTGCCATTTGTCCCCATACTGAAAGGCGGTGAAAAGGAATCTACAATTAGAGAAGCATTACAACTTTTGCGTGCAGATGAGCAATTAAACCAACTGGAAACAGTGTTAGCTTTTTTTGCAACCTTTGTACTAGACAGCGCCTTAGTTCAAGAAATCATGAGGTGGGATATGGCTGTATTACACGAATCGCCTTGGTATCAAGAAATTTTACGCGAGGGTGAAAAACGTGGCGAGGGACGTGGATTGAAAAATGGTATTGAGTTAGCGTTAGAGATTAAATTTGGCATTCCTGGCTTGGAATTAATGCCAATTATCTCGCAAATCCATGATTTACAACAATTAAAAGCAGTTCAACAAGCGATCAAAACTTCAAATACAGTTGAGGAACTACGACAAGTTTTGTAA
- a CDS encoding lysophospholipid acyltransferase family protein — MLQEKHKRETKLGWSLDERDPQFIESLMPLLSFLYHYYFRVETSGWHHISPEKKVLFVGSHNGGLAAPDMSMMMYDWFRKFGYEKPVYGLMHPHIWKFTPAIAKMAAKSGAVIAHPKMAYAALRSGASVLVYPGGAEDVFRPHHLRNQIYFAGRKGFIKLALRENVPIVPVISTGAHDTLFVLADFYKILQQLHKWGMPWLFGIDPVVFPIYLGLPWGLALGPLPNLPLPVPIQTRVCKPIVFERYGREAASDRHYVQECYELVVNQMQQELDQLVKLSAED; from the coding sequence ATGTTACAAGAGAAACATAAACGCGAAACCAAACTTGGTTGGTCTTTAGATGAACGAGATCCCCAGTTCATCGAATCTTTGATGCCCTTATTGAGCTTTTTGTATCATTACTACTTTCGAGTTGAAACTAGTGGTTGGCATCATATATCACCCGAAAAAAAAGTCCTCTTCGTCGGTTCTCACAATGGAGGACTAGCTGCGCCTGATATGTCGATGATGATGTACGACTGGTTCCGAAAATTTGGGTATGAAAAACCTGTCTACGGTCTCATGCATCCCCATATTTGGAAATTTACCCCAGCAATAGCAAAAATGGCTGCTAAGAGTGGCGCAGTGATCGCGCATCCGAAAATGGCTTACGCGGCTTTGCGTTCTGGGGCGAGCGTACTAGTCTATCCTGGGGGAGCTGAAGATGTCTTTCGACCGCATCATTTGCGTAATCAAATTTATTTTGCCGGACGAAAAGGATTTATTAAGCTAGCGCTACGGGAAAACGTCCCGATTGTACCTGTGATTTCTACTGGCGCTCACGATACTCTGTTTGTGTTGGCTGACTTCTATAAGATTTTACAGCAACTCCATAAATGGGGAATGCCTTGGTTGTTTGGGATTGACCCGGTAGTCTTTCCTATTTATTTGGGATTACCGTGGGGATTAGCATTGGGGCCTCTGCCTAATCTCCCATTACCAGTGCCGATTCAAACGCGGGTGTGTAAACCCATTGTATTTGAACGCTATGGTCGGGAAGCGGCAAGCGATCGCCATTATGTCCAAGAATGCTATGAATTAGTTGTAAATCAGATGCAGCAAGAGTTAGACCAATTAGTTAAACTCAGTGCTGAGGACTGA
- a CDS encoding Uma2 family endonuclease, translating to MSETLADIAIPPQFPDHTQLPESDGTFVLAKRTVGQNFQEHPQSIIITDSIIQTLQKLHPDGQFCIGQDCGIYWRETQPPEKGTVAPDWFYVPDVAPRLEGKIRRSYVLWREYIPPLIAIELASGNGDEERDKTPLPLAGNREGAKPGKFWVYERVIRIPYYVIYEVNHEKLEVYHLVDFSYQKMQPNERGHYPIPPLSVELGLWQGSYLNNPEQVWLRWWNLDGNLLLVGKEEAQLQRLRAEQAEHKAAQLAARLREMGIDPDTID from the coding sequence ATGAGTGAAACCCTGGCTGATATTGCTATACCACCGCAGTTTCCTGATCATACTCAACTACCAGAGTCTGATGGTACGTTTGTGTTAGCGAAGCGTACCGTAGGTCAGAACTTTCAAGAACATCCCCAAAGCATTATTATTACAGACTCAATAATTCAAACTTTACAAAAGTTACATCCCGATGGACAATTTTGTATAGGTCAAGATTGTGGTATTTATTGGCGCGAAACACAACCACCGGAAAAAGGTACAGTTGCACCAGATTGGTTTTATGTCCCTGATGTAGCACCAAGATTAGAAGGTAAAATCCGCCGTTCTTATGTATTATGGCGGGAATATATACCCCCATTAATTGCGATAGAATTAGCTAGTGGTAATGGTGACGAAGAACGAGACAAAACACCTCTACCTTTAGCTGGTAATCGTGAAGGTGCAAAACCTGGGAAATTTTGGGTATATGAAAGAGTGATCCGCATTCCCTACTATGTTATTTATGAAGTTAATCATGAGAAATTAGAAGTTTATCACTTGGTAGATTTTTCCTACCAAAAAATGCAGCCCAACGAACGTGGACATTATCCAATTCCCCCTTTAAGTGTAGAATTAGGATTATGGCAAGGAAGTTATTTAAATAATCCTGAGCAAGTTTGGCTGCGCTGGTGGAATTTAGATGGTAATTTATTATTAGTCGGTAAAGAAGAAGCCCAATTACAAAGATTAAGGGCTGAACAAGCAGAACACAAAGCAGCACAACTAGCAGCACGATTGCGAGAAATGGGTATTGACCCAGATACAATAGATTAA
- a CDS encoding TonB family protein codes for MSFSGITVKHRSQEVEALKTFLIYSLIGSLTLHIGVLASGIGSLLVRVPKEEYEPIELAIIDPIEEPPVEKPEKPPEIIPEKIKIPEPTKIVTSRVTPITPVTPVTPVTPVKIEPTFSQPTVAPQQQQPTVTPPAPKVESVKTPPVPQPPQPTVSQPPQQTTATTAQPQSTSPPRQESVAKLESLLTATTTSSESTIAVPQTNQASEQLRGTLSGLRDSRVTQSSNTVASGTNNNTNNNTSNSTRVQRSPIAAAPTAPSTPQIKTAPQNNNSGGNSRSSGNGRAGCIDCNTSYPEFARRRGIEGTVGIVHDGVDSQGKLINPRIDKSSGNSRLDEENLRQARNEWILKPSSEGGKINTDYALEGSRRHRELQERKRKEQEQARQRSRERAASSSSPSPSTNTPPAKTTSEPTVRARREITPTAPAAPVTRPAAATPVRQPRQPEQNTAAGSSSGTRKTPTPSQSNVRNSLRRVKRQRTNPAPAAARPAPRPAPVAQPSTNRRPRPTASTPPPAAPAKPSSSGQNQLRNSLRRSREAAPPEPTSQE; via the coding sequence ATGAGCTTTTCCGGCATTACTGTCAAACATCGTTCCCAAGAAGTTGAAGCTCTCAAGACTTTCTTGATTTACAGTCTAATTGGCTCGTTAACGCTACACATCGGCGTACTAGCTTCGGGTATAGGTAGTTTGTTGGTGAGAGTGCCGAAAGAAGAATACGAACCAATAGAGTTAGCAATTATCGATCCCATAGAAGAGCCGCCGGTCGAAAAACCAGAAAAACCACCGGAAATAATTCCCGAAAAAATTAAAATACCCGAACCTACCAAGATTGTTACGAGTAGAGTCACACCAATAACTCCGGTAACTCCGGTAACTCCGGTAACTCCGGTAAAAATTGAGCCGACATTTTCCCAGCCTACTGTAGCACCTCAACAACAGCAGCCAACGGTAACTCCACCAGCGCCAAAGGTTGAAAGTGTGAAAACTCCGCCGGTTCCTCAGCCACCGCAACCAACAGTTTCTCAGCCACCCCAACAAACTACAGCAACCACAGCACAACCCCAATCTACGAGTCCCCCACGCCAGGAATCTGTAGCTAAGTTAGAATCTCTGTTGACTGCAACAACAACATCATCAGAATCGACAATTGCAGTTCCTCAGACGAATCAAGCTAGTGAACAACTCCGAGGAACTTTAAGTGGACTAAGAGATTCCAGAGTCACTCAAAGCAGTAATACAGTAGCTTCAGGTACAAATAATAATACAAATAATAATACAAGTAATAGTACAAGAGTACAGCGATCGCCAATAGCAGCAGCACCCACTGCGCCCAGCACTCCACAGATCAAAACAGCGCCACAAAATAATAATAGTGGTGGTAATTCCAGAAGTTCAGGTAATGGTCGTGCAGGTTGTATTGATTGCAACACCAGCTATCCAGAGTTTGCTAGACGGCGAGGCATTGAGGGAACAGTAGGTATAGTTCATGATGGTGTCGATTCCCAAGGAAAACTTATCAATCCGCGGATTGATAAATCTAGTGGTAACAGCAGATTAGACGAAGAAAACTTGAGACAAGCCCGTAATGAATGGATATTGAAACCCTCATCAGAGGGTGGCAAAATAAACACAGATTATGCTCTAGAAGGTTCACGGCGACACCGCGAACTCCAAGAACGCAAAAGAAAAGAACAAGAGCAAGCTAGACAGAGAAGCCGCGAGAGAGCAGCATCTAGTTCCAGCCCCTCACCAAGTACAAATACTCCTCCAGCCAAAACCACCAGCGAACCCACAGTCAGAGCCAGACGAGAAATTACACCCACAGCACCAGCCGCCCCAGTCACCAGACCCGCCGCAGCAACACCAGTCAGACAACCGCGTCAGCCTGAGCAAAACACCGCCGCAGGTTCATCATCTGGAACCAGGAAGACTCCTACTCCTAGCCAGTCAAATGTCAGAAATTCTTTGCGTAGAGTCAAGCGTCAGCGAACCAATCCAGCGCCAGCAGCAGCACGACCAGCGCCACGACCAGCGCCAGTAGCGCAACCTAGCACAAATCGGCGGCCACGTCCCACAGCAAGTACACCACCTCCGGCTGCTCCCGCCAAGCCCTCATCTTCTGGTCAAAATCAGTTGCGGAATTCATTACGCCGTAGTCGCGAAGCAGCTCCACCTGAGCCTACAAGTCAGGAGTAG
- the miaB gene encoding tRNA (N6-isopentenyl adenosine(37)-C2)-methylthiotransferase MiaB, which yields MTTSNRHYHIITFGCQMNKADSERMAGILEDMGFEWSEDPNDADLILYNTCTIRDNAEHKVYSYLGRQAKRKHEKPDLTLIIAGCVAQQEGEALLRRVPELDLVMGPQHANRLKDLLTSVLDGNQVVATESVHIMEDITQPRRDSSVTAWVNIIYGCNERCTYCVVPNVRGVEQSRTPEAIRAEMEELGRQGYKEITLLGQNIDAYGRDLPGTTSEGRHLHNFTDLLYYVHDIPGIERLRFATSHPRYFTERLIKACAELPKVCEHFHIPFQSGDNELLKAMSRGYTHEKYRRIIDTIRRYMPDASISGDAIVGFPGETEAQFENTLKLVEDIGFDLLNTAAYSPRPGTPAALWSNQLSEEVKSDRLQRLNHLVNVKASERSQRYMGRIEDVLVEEQNAKDPTQVMGRTGGNRLTFFNGDINELKGTIVKVKITEVRAFSLTGEPVEVRQAVPV from the coding sequence ATGACTACTTCTAATCGCCACTACCACATTATTACTTTCGGTTGCCAAATGAATAAAGCCGACTCCGAGCGCATGGCTGGCATTTTAGAAGACATGGGCTTTGAATGGTCGGAAGACCCTAATGATGCAGATTTGATTCTCTACAATACCTGCACGATTCGGGATAACGCCGAACACAAGGTGTATTCTTACCTCGGTAGACAAGCTAAACGCAAGCACGAAAAGCCTGATTTAACACTGATTATTGCTGGTTGTGTTGCCCAGCAGGAAGGAGAAGCCCTATTACGACGAGTGCCAGAATTGGACTTGGTAATGGGGCCACAACACGCTAACCGGCTCAAAGATTTGCTGACATCAGTGTTAGATGGTAATCAAGTTGTGGCTACTGAGTCGGTTCACATCATGGAAGATATCACCCAGCCACGAAGAGATAGCAGTGTGACTGCTTGGGTAAATATCATTTATGGCTGTAATGAACGCTGCACTTATTGTGTGGTTCCTAATGTGCGTGGTGTAGAACAATCTCGCACGCCAGAAGCCATACGTGCCGAAATGGAGGAACTAGGACGACAAGGTTACAAGGAAATTACCCTACTCGGTCAAAACATTGACGCTTACGGTCGAGATTTGCCGGGGACAACTTCAGAAGGGCGGCATCTGCATAATTTCACTGATTTACTTTATTATGTACATGATATTCCAGGCATTGAACGCTTAAGATTTGCTACTAGTCATCCCCGTTATTTTACTGAGAGATTAATTAAGGCTTGTGCTGAGTTACCCAAAGTGTGTGAACACTTTCACATTCCCTTTCAATCAGGGGATAATGAACTGTTGAAAGCAATGTCACGGGGTTATACTCACGAGAAATATCGCCGGATCATTGATACAATTCGCCGCTATATGCCCGATGCGTCAATTAGTGGCGATGCCATTGTGGGCTTTCCTGGAGAGACAGAAGCACAGTTTGAAAATACCTTGAAGTTGGTAGAAGATATCGGCTTTGACTTGTTGAATACAGCCGCATATTCCCCCCGTCCAGGTACACCGGCGGCTTTGTGGTCAAATCAACTCAGTGAAGAAGTTAAAAGCGATCGCCTCCAAAGATTAAACCATTTAGTCAACGTCAAAGCATCCGAGCGATCGCAACGTTACATGGGACGTATCGAAGATGTCTTAGTGGAAGAGCAAAACGCCAAAGATCCCACCCAAGTCATGGGACGCACTGGCGGTAATCGTTTGACTTTCTTTAATGGCGACATCAACGAATTAAAAGGGACAATTGTCAAGGTAAAAATTACTGAAGTTCGGGCTTTTAGTTTGACAGGTGAACCAGTAGAAGTGCGGCAAGCAGTACCAGTTTAG